In Nocardioides nitrophenolicus, the genomic window GATGTCGACGACGAAGTAGAGCGTCGAGTTCGCCGGGATGTCCTCGCCCTGGGCCTTGTCGCCGTAGCCCAGCTTCGGCGGGATCTCGATCATCACCCGGCTGCCGACCGGAAGGCCGACCAGCGCTTTCGACCAGCCCTTGACGACGCTCGCGGACTTGCCGCCGACGACGGCCTCGAGACCGGTGCCCTTCGAGTAGTTCTCGTCGAACGGCTTGTCGGCGCCCGGAAGCTGGCCGAGGTAGTTGACCAGGATGGTCTGGCCCTTGGCGACGACGGGGCCGGTGCCCTTGGTCAGGGTGGCGACCTCGAGGTCGCCGCTCGGCTTCGGCACGCCCTTGAAGTCGAGGCCGGCGGGCAGCCCGGCGTCCTCGACGATCGTCGGCGCCCAGGCCGGAGCGGACTCCTCGGTGCCTTCGGGGCCGGCGATCTGGGCGATGTCCGCGACGAAGAGCAGACCGTCCTCGTTGCCGATGTCGAGTCCCGCGAGCAGGCTCGCGGCCTGGCTGCCGAGGTAGCCACCGAACGCCACGTCGCTGCCGACGGTGACCGCGATCCGGCTGCCGACCTTCTGGCCGGCCTCGATCTGGTCGGCGAAGCCGAGGGAGAGCAGGTCGGTGAGGGTCTGCGGCTCCTTCTCGGTGCCGACCTTGACCAGGGTGCTGAGCGACTCGGCGGCGTAGCTGTCGAAGGGAACCTTGTGGGTCCAGCCGTCGGCGAGGGTGAACTCGACCCGGACGACGTCGCCCTTCTTCAGCGTCGCGCCGTCACCCTCGGTGAGCACCTTCGTGACCGGCTTCTTCGCCGTCATCACCGACTTCCAGTCCAGCTTCGGGGACTCGCCGACGGGACCACTGACCGTGACGGCGTCGAGGCCCTTGGCCTGGTCGGAGTCCGACCCGCCGCACGCCGCGAGCGCGAGGCTCGCCGGGAGCAGGGTCGTCAGGAGGAGCATCGAGGGACGTCGCAGGCGCATCAGCACGCGCAAACCCTACCGAGTGCCCGAAGGCTTGTGTCACATGCCGTCGATCAGGCGCTGCACCCGCTCGTCGTACGCCCGGAACGGGTCCTTGCACAGCACCGTGCGCTGAGCCTGGTCGTTGAGCTTGAGGTGCACCCAGTCGACGGTGAAGTCGCGCCGCCGCTCCTGCGCCCGGCGGATGAACTCCCCCCGGAGCCGGGCCCGGGTGTTCTGTGGCGGCACGGACTTGGCCTCGAAGATCTTCAGGTCGCTGCTCACCCGGGCGACGGCCCCGCGCTTCTCGAGCAGGTAGTAGAGGCCACGGCCGCGGTGGATGTCGTGGTACGCCAGGTCGAGCTGGGCCACGCGCGGGTGGCTGAGCGGGATGCCGTGCTTGGCGCGGTAGCGGTCGATCAGCTTCCACTTGATCACCCAGTCGATCTCGCGGTCGACCAGGCTGAGGTCGTCGGACTCCACGGCCTTCAGCCCGCGCTCCCACAGGTCGAGGGCCCGCTCGATGATCGGCGTGGAGATGCCGCGCCGGTCCACGAAGTCGCGGGCCTTGGCGAGGTACTCCCCCTGGATGTCCAGCGCGCTGGCCTCCCGGCCGTTGGCGAGGCGGATCTTGCGGCGGCCGGTGACGTCGTGGGAGATCTCGCGGATCGCGCGGATCGGGTTCTCCATCGTGAGGTCGCGCA contains:
- a CDS encoding FKBP-type peptidyl-prolyl cis-trans isomerase codes for the protein MRLRRPSMLLLTTLLPASLALAACGGSDSDQAKGLDAVTVSGPVGESPKLDWKSVMTAKKPVTKVLTEGDGATLKKGDVVRVEFTLADGWTHKVPFDSYAAESLSTLVKVGTEKEPQTLTDLLSLGFADQIEAGQKVGSRIAVTVGSDVAFGGYLGSQAASLLAGLDIGNEDGLLFVADIAQIAGPEGTEESAPAWAPTIVEDAGLPAGLDFKGVPKPSGDLEVATLTKGTGPVVAKGQTILVNYLGQLPGADKPFDENYSKGTGLEAVVGGKSASVVKGWSKALVGLPVGSRVMIEIPPKLGYGDKAQGEDIPANSTLYFVVDILDAADTPPTPEPEPSADAAPTDGAAPTDGATDPSAEPSTDASTEE